The Babylonia areolata isolate BAREFJ2019XMU chromosome 17, ASM4173473v1, whole genome shotgun sequence genome has a window encoding:
- the LOC143291597 gene encoding sodium/potassium-transporting ATPase subunit alpha-like, with protein sequence MASRAGKPSGPRQESYRYAVTPGTDKKKKKKKKGKEDLDDLKQELEMDEHKIPIEELYDRLGTDPNSGLTPERAKEVLLRDGPNELTPPKTTPEWVKFCKQLFGGFSLLLWIGAILCFIAYSIQTSAYEDPPGDNLYLGVVLTAVVVVTGVFSYYQEAKSSRIMDSFKNLVPQFAVVLRGNQKLSVKAEELVVGDIVECKFGDRVPADLRVISAHSFKVDNSSLTGESEPQTRTAEFTHENPLETRNICFFSTNAVEGTCRGIVIKTGDNTVMGRIANLASGLEVGDTPIAKEIAHFIHIITGVAVFLGVTFFIIAFILGYFWLDAVIFLIGIIVANVPEGLLATVTVCLTLTAKRMAHKNCLVKNLEAVETLGSTSTICSDKTGTLTQNRMTVAHMWFDGRIVEADTSDDQSNATYSRSDPTWMALSRVAMLCNRAEFKGNQDNVPILKRECNGDASESALLKCVELSIGQVTEYRRRNKKIVEIPFNSSNKYQVSIHETEDPNDPRYLLVMKGAPERIMDRCSTILLNGKEQPLDDNFREAFNAAYLELGGLGERVLGFCDYFLPIDEYPPGYEFDPDGPNFPITGLRFVGLMSMIDPPRAAVPDAVGKCRSAGIKVIMVTGDHPITAKAIAKGVGIISEGSKTVEDISSERGIPVEEVDPREAKAAVIHGGDLRDMTPAQIDEILRNHAEIVFARTSPQQKLIIVEGCQRQGQIVAVTGDGVNDSPALKKADIGVAMGIAGSDVSKQAADMILLDDNFASIVTGVEEGRLIFDNLKKSIAYTLTSNIPEISPFLLFILADIPLPLGTITILCIDLGTDMVPAISLAYEKAENDIMKRQPRDPIKDKLVNERLISMAYGQIGMIQASAGFFTYFVIMGENGFWYNRLLGIRMEWDSRGVNDLEDSYGQEWTYSQRKKLEYTCHTAFFVSIVIVQWADLIICKTRRLSLFQQGMKNHHLTFGLFFETALAAFLCYCPGLDKGLRMYPLRFTWWLTAIPFSLTIFIYDECRKLILRRNPGGFVERETYY encoded by the exons AGTGGGCCCCGCCAGGAGAGTTACCGCTATGCGGTCACCCCGGgcacagacaagaagaaaaagaagaagaagaaggggaaggaggatttGGATGACCTCAAACAGGAGTTGGAGATGGACGAACACAAGATCCCCATTGAGGAGCTGTACGACCGCCTGGGTACAGATCCCAACTCC GGTCTGACACCGGAGAGGGCGAAGGAGGTCCTTCTAAGAGATGGGCCCAACGAGCTGACTCCGCCAAAGACGACGCCCGAGTGGGTGAAGTTCTGCAAGCAGCTGTTCGGCGGTTTCTCTCTCCTGCTGTGGATTGGTGCTATCCTCTGCTTCATCGCCTACAGTATCCAGACCTCCGCCTACGAGGACCCTCCGGGTGATAAC ttgtaCCTGGGCGTGGTACtgacggcggtggtggtggtgaccggtGTGTTCTCCTATTACCAAGAAGCCAAGTCATCCAGGATCATGGACTCCTTCAAGAACCTCGTCCCTCAG TTTGCCGTGGTGCTGCGTGGCAACCAGAAGCTGAGCGTCAAAGCCGAGGAACTGGTGGTGGGCGACATCGTGGAGTGCAAGTTCGGCGACCGTGTTCCGGCAGATCTGCGGGTGATCAGTGCCCACAGCTTCAAGGTGGACAACTCCTCCCTGACGGGAGAGTCTGAGCCCCAGACGAGGACGGCCGAGTTCACTCACGAAAACCCCCTGGAGACCCGTAACATCTGCTTCTTCTCCACGAACGCTGTGGAGG GCACGTGCCGTGGGATTGTGATCAAGACGGGCGACAACACTGTGATGGGGCGAATCGCCAACCTGGCGTCAGGTCTGGAGGTGGGAGACACGCCCATCGCCAAGGAAATCGCTCActtcatccacatcatcaccGGCGTGGCTGTGTTCCTGGGCGTGACCTTCTTCATCATCGCCTTCATCTTGGGCTACTTCTGGCTGGACGCTGTCATCTTCCTCATCGGTATCATCGTCGCCAACGTGCCTGAGGGGCTGCTGGCCACTGTCACT gtgtgtctgACGCTGACGGCCAAGCGCATGGCCCACAAGAACTGCCTGGTGAAGAACCTGGAGGCTGTGGAGACCCTGGGATCCACCTCCACCATCTGCTCCGACAAGACTGGAACCCTGACCCAGAACCGTATGACGGTGGCCCACATGTGGTTTGACGGCCGCATCGTGGAGGCCGACACCAGTGACGATCAGTcca ACGCCACCTACAGCCGCAGCGACCCCACCTGGATGGCTCTGTCCCGTGTTGCCATGCTGTGCAACCGTGCCGAGTTCAAGGGTAACCAGGACAACGTGCCAATCCTCAAGAG GGAGTGCAACGGCGATGCCTCCGAGTCTGCCTTGTTGAAGTGCGTGGAGCTGTCCATCGGCCAGGTGACGGAGTACCGTCGTCGCAACAAGAAGATTGTGGAGATCCCCTTCAACTCTTCCAACAAGTACCAG GTGTCCATCCATGAGACCGAGGACCCGAACGACCCCCGCTACCTGCTTGTGATGAAGGGAGCCCCGGAGAGGATCATGGACCGCTGCTCCACCATCCTGCTCAACGGCAAAGAGCAGCCCCTGGATGACAACTTCCGTGAGGCCTTCAACGCTGCTTACCTGGAGCTGGGAGGGCTGGGAGAGCGTGTGCTGG GTTTCTGCGACTACTTCCTGCCCATTGACGAGTACCCCCCTGGCTACGAGTTTGACCCCGACGGCCCCAACTTCCCCATCACTGGTCTGCGTTTCGTGGGCCTCATGTCCATGATTGACCCGCCCCGAGCTGCCGTGCCGGATGCCGTGGGCAAATGCCGCAGTGCCGGAATCAAGGTGATCATGGTGACAGGCGACCACCCCATCACAGCCAAGGCCATTGCTAAAGGCGTGGGCATCATCTCTGAGGGCAGCAAGACGGTGGAGGACATCTCCTCTGAGCGGGGAATCCCTGTGGAGGAGGTGGATCCCAG AGAGGCCAAGGCTGCTGTGATCCACGGCGGTGACCTCCGTGACATGACCCCAGCCCAGATCGACGAGATTCTGCGAAACCACGCTGAGATCGTGTTTGCCCGTACTTCGCCCCAACAGAAGCTGATCATTGTGGAAGGATGTCAGCGCCAGGGACAGATTGTGGCTGTGACCGGCGATGGTGTCAACGACTCCCCAGCCCTCAAGAAGGCTGATATTG gtgtggctaTGGGCATCGCTGGCAGTGACGTCAGCAAACAGGCCGCGGACATGATCCTGCTTGATGACAACTTCGCTTCCATCGTCACTGGTGTTGAGgaag GACGTCTGATCTTCGACAACCTGAAGAAGTCGATCGCCTACACGCTGACGTCCAACATCCCCGAGATCTCCCCCTTCCTGCTGTTCATCCTGGCTGACATTCCCCTGCCCCTGGGCACCATCACCATCCTGTGCATCGACTTGGGCACTGACATGGTGCCTGCCATCTCTCTGGCCTACGAGAAGGCAGAGAACGACATCATGAAGCGCCAGCCCCGTGACCCCATCAAGGACAAGCTGGTGAACGAGAG GTTGATATCGATGGCCTACGGACAGATCGGAATGATCCAGGCCTCTGCCGGATTCTTCACCTACTTTGTCATCATGGGAGAGAATGGTTTCTGGTACAACCGTCTGCTGGGCATCCGTATGGAGTGGGACTCCCGCGGCGTCAACGATCTGGAGGACTCCTATGGACAGGAATGG acatACTCTCAGAGGAAGAAGTTGGAGTACACTTGCCACACTGCGTTCTTCGTATCCATCGTGATCGTGCAGTGGGCCGATCTGATCATCTGTAAAACCAGGCGTCTCTCACTCTTCCAGCAGGGAATGAA gaaccaCCAC